The Rosa chinensis cultivar Old Blush chromosome 7, RchiOBHm-V2, whole genome shotgun sequence DNA segment gattctgtggactagttcaaccaacttgcggacgtttacaTATCTCATGAAGTTGgttgacacacaaacacattggtcacgtgttgtgccattgtccacttgtaatgctgcttatgctacactcctagcacatatcatgtgacaacgggctcactccccggatcatcctatttagtcaattggatttgactatgctagagagtttacatcgaaagactttcgatggttattgcattgggactgatgttagacatcacattcccatgtacacacccaattggtctcgcggaaacgactacgatggtagtccgaacattggtaatgcgcaccaatcttcttccatccgcttggggtgatgcgatatcgcatgcagccatgctaattcgtctacaacctaccgccactcaatgtacctccgtgttacagctagtgactgggtacacgtcttttgtacttccgcacatttgagtgagccatttaggtgccaattgtgccgccacagcgctctatgatgggtccttacagacgaatgggcaactacgttggatttgagcttccaacaaacgtccgccacttaaatgcccttgctaggcgatcttcttaccgctagatttgcggatgtcactttgatgagacagtcttcccgtcgttagggggagataagaacacgaatgttcaacaggaacgataggaattgtcgtagtctgtccccactatgtctcatcttgatccctattaaagtgatgagatcacacaaatatgctgcaaacaagcctgcaaggaaggacgtccctacgagaggatgtagcgccaccctacacggaggtaggcatggcgccaacgccaatgagagtgacactctggcgttacagggcacggcccgtgggttcgaaggatacattggcacaaaccaatcctcgatcatcgacactcaaaaatccgtctcatgagtatcttccgggttatggttatcgttgggggacgcctcaacgccagaacctattcctgagaatatagagctctatgaaaattacactagtgtacatgagacgtgggatagaaactccatcagaattgatgatgtagttgcgtattttgttgcgtGTGAGTCtttgagttagatgatatcgaaccacgctccgttgatgaatgaatgccaacgtagagagtttttggcctaaatggaaagatgcgatccaggttaagatggattctctaacgaagaggaaggttttcgagctagagatgccaacacctcctaatataaaacctgttgactaatgggtcttcgttagaaagcgtagtgagaaaaagagatggtaatctcgccttatggcgcaaggcttctcacaaaatgccctggaatcgactacgatgagacatattctctcgtaatggatgtcattgcactccactaccttgtcagtttggtagtttccgaataactgaacatgcagcttacaaatgtggtcactacttatctctatagggatctagatacagaatatacatgaaggttcatggagaacttcatttacccaagtcaagtggctctagaccatggagcgcgtttataaagaggttgaaacgctcactaaagtgactacttgattggaaagggatatgcccacgcgtttctctgacaagtttcggattctattgtggttcatgttggacatgatcttcattagaagcccttaaagagttaagggaaaccgctgaacacttgaaatccgagtttgagatgaaggattttgggagaacacgattatgtctctgtttggaacttgagcatcgtgtcgatagatgcttaggcattttgacaaggtcaagccttcaagcacccccatgatcgtccgtagtcttgatcctgaaaaggatcctcttcgtcgaaaggatgacgacgaagatgtgctagaggcagaagtgccttacttagtacaataggcgcattattgtacttatcccaatgcacaagactggacatctcatatgttgcgaacttgttagctagatacagctctgcgccaacgcgacgccattggattggtgtaaaagatatctttcgatacttgagatgtatgaatgatataggcttgttctatccctatagagagatgatggattcggatccatcacacaccagaaacgctgCCAACgttggcctgcgttctctatcccatcccaaaacgacatgtgttttggaaggttttgctgatgttgggtatctctctgacccacacaatagtcattcccaaactggttaagtgttcaccatgggaaaagaccgtgatatcttggaggtctacagaacagaccgtagtcgctatatcttcgaacaatgcagagatcattgcttttcacgaagtggttcgtgaatgtatatggattggatccatagttacgcatgttcgaacaattggggtctgaagtctaccacaaatgagcctacgagcatttaggataatgctacttgttttgaacaaatgaggcaaggctacatcaaaagcgacaacaccaagcataatcagtaacaacagacactcctcgagatcaaagtgatcTAGGTTCGacctgaggacagtgaggcagacttgtttactaagtcattgcccaattccacgttcgagaaacatgcggcaagaattggcttgcggaaattatctgaactcccatgatcgtagtcatcagggggaggtgcagacatcagggggagatgtctacatgttcgtcttgaatcgtgaagggtgtgttgtgctctttttccccttcgaccgaggttatttttgtcccactgggtttgttactcggcaagttttttaacgaggcaacaagagaagcaccgcgtttgggcaacacaagggggagtgttcaaggaaaacctaatttgtgtttagcccaaactctaggttacttgacctagtggtaatatgatttaattagaaggatcttgaatcctaatcaatgtagaattactttccttgtatgattgagattctatgcattgtaatcctctatataaaaggcccctattatcaatgagaatacacagcaaattcctctcaaattcagtttctctacaacatttTGCTATTTAATTCCAataattccctttttttttaggGAGCTATACTTGTTTAGTTCCTTATTGGGTGCTTACAGGTGTAGTTTTTGGTGGTTTTGGTCTGCAGATTATAATGTTTCTTTCTATATCTTGATAATGGAAGCTTCTGGTGCACCGCAATTGAGCACATTGGCAAAGGAAGTTTTCATacaaaattatctctttgtaGGGTAATGTACGTTGTAGTTGTTAGGCTCCTTACTTTTGGGAGCTTCAAGTCTTAAGTGAATGGTGCATGATTTCGTTTTTGGGAAATTTGTATGTGCCGTTCTGACCTGCGATTTTAATGAAATCTTCATTtactcaaaaaataataataaaaaatggaAGCTCACAAGCATCCACCACTTCCTCCATTGAATCTTTCACATCAAGATCCCCTGCAATAGGCTCCAACGATTCAGATTTCACCTCCACAACAAGAGGTTTCACCACTGTTTCCTTTTCCTCAAGCATTTTCACAAACCTCTTGCTACCCTTAATATTAGTATGAGGCATCACCACAACTGCATCATCATTTcccattttaattttattcttgAAACCTTTAGGGCATCccagtttctttttcttaagaTAAATAACGTACCAATCTACCATGTTCCTGAGGACTAGAAAGGGCTATCTCCTCCGCTCCACACGTACCTCCAGTGTAAGGAGTGCCAAAAATTTCTTCTCCATACGCATCGAAGCTACATCTGCCATGCGCTTGTGCCCGCTAAGCTCCACCACCATCTTTCCATACGCTGCTGCTAATAGATAatagaattattattattattatttttatatgaCAGGACAACAAACTGAAAGTAAAACCAATAATAGAAATGATTGATATATGGAGGAAGGTACTCTTTTTCACTTGCTATGATCAGACAGGGATTTTAATATCAATGataattcatattttttttatcagaaataTAAATTCATTAATAAtggaaacaaaattaaaaataaaaataaaaacagcgCCAGTGTGCTGAGTGGACTGGCGCTTATAGTGGAGGAGGAGAAGCAATGTCTGCAGCTGCATTGTGCAATTGTTAAGTCTGGAGCATTGTTGGCCACTTCGGTGTCGAATGCGTTGGTGTCTGTGTATGTTAAGTGTGCTTCTTCGCCGTTGGTGTCGTCGGCGTCTGTGGTGGTGGCTGCAGCGAggaaggtgtttgatgaaatgcctaAGAGAGATGAGCTGTCGTGGACGACAATGATTACTGGCTATgtgaggaatgaggaccttgatggagctcggcagctgcttgatgggatggatGAAAAATTGGAAGTGGCGTGGAATGCGATGATTTCGGGTTATGTGCATCACAGTTTTTGTCATGAAGCATTGAAATTGTTTAGGGAAATGCATTTAATGGGGATTCGCCAGGATGAGTTCACGTACACGAGTGTCATCAGTGCTTGTGCTAGCAATGGCTTGTTTAAGCATGGGAAGCAGCTGCATGCTTACATACTAAGATCTGAAGCGAAACTGACTGTGGACTTTTCTTTATCTGTGAATAATGCATTGGTTACGCTATACTTTAGGTGTGGTAAAATTGATGAAGCACGATATATTTTTAATAATATGTCTGTCAGAGATCTTGTTTCTTGGAATGCAATATTGTCAGGGTATGTGAGTGCAGGGCGCATCCAGGAAGCAAAATCCTTTTTTGAGGAAATGCCGGAAAGGAGTGGTCTAACTTGGACTGTAATAATATCAGGTTTAGCTCAAAATGGATTTGGGGAAGAAGCTATGAGGCTATTTAACCAAATGAGATTAGATGGTTTTAAACCCTGTGATTATGCATTTGCTGGAGCTATTACGTCTTGTGCTGCTCTGGGGGCATTGGAGCACGGACGCCAGCTCCATGCTCAACTAATATGCTTGGGGCATGATTCAAGCCTTTCAGTTGGAAATTCACTTATCACAATGTATGCGAGATGTGGGGTTGTAGACGCTGCTGACTGTGTGTTCCTTACAATGCCTTATATTGATTCCGTGTCGTGGAATGCAATGATTGCAGCTCTGGCACAACATGGATATGGTGTCCAAGCAATAAGACTTTTCGAACAGATGTTGGGGGAAGATATACTGCCAGACAGAATAACTTTCCTCACTATTCTCTCAGCTTGTAGTCATGCTGGTTTAGTTAAAGAAGGACGCCATTATTTTCGTTTAATGCATGACTCTTATGGTATTGCCCCTGGTGAAGAGCATTATGCTCGTATGATTGATTTGTTGTGCCGATCTGGGGAGTTGACAGAGGCCAAGGACTTAATCAAATCAATGCCTTTTGAACCAGGTGCACCAATATGGGAGGCTATTCTAGCTGGTTGCCGGACTCATGGGAATATGGATTTAGGTATTCAAGCTGCAGAACGTCTCTTTGAGCTGGTGCCTCAGCATGATGGAACCTATGTACTTTTGTCGAACTTGTATGCTGCTTTAGGCCGTTGGGATGACGTGGCTAAGGTGCGAACACTAATGAGGGAGCGAGGGGTGAAGAAAGAACCTGATTGTAGTTGGATTGACGTTGAAAATATGGTCCATGTCTTCTTGGTTGGTGATACTGTGCACCCTGAGGTACATGACACCATCTAGAGCAACTTGTTCTTAAAATGAGGAAGTTAGGATATGTTCCTGACACAAAGTTTGCGTTGCATGATATGGAATCTGAGCATAAAGAGAATTCCTTGTCTACTCACAGTGAGAAGCTTGCAGTTGCATTTGGGATCATGAAGCTTCCACTTGGAGCCACAATCAGAGTTTTTAAGAATCTTAGGATTTGTGGGGATTGCCATAATGCATTTAAGTTTATGTCAAGGGTTGTCGGGAGAGAAATAGTTGTGAGAGACGCCAAGAGGTTTCATCATTTTAGGAACGGCGAATGCTCTTGTGGAAATTACTGGTAGCTGTAGTGTAATGAatttattcttattattttcctttttttccttggCATGTTGTTATGAATGGACCAAGCTTTAAAGCCAAATGAAGAAGCTTATACAGTGGTGTTTTGTTCCACTTCGCACAGAGGTTTAAATTTGAAATGGAGAAGTGTGTGCATAAGAAGTATATGATAGAAGGATATGAGTCCCTGTAAAATTAGCAGATTtgtttgtagttgttgaatgaaTTAAATACACTGGTTAGAGATTTAACTAACTTAGATTGGTGTTGATCTCGTCCTCAGTGAGACGGTAGCCAAGTGTAAAGAATAAAAGGCTTAATGGTTCAGACTCGAGCAAGAGCTAGGTCAGCGCCTATCAACTTAATTGATCATTTATTGACCAATAAACTCAATCCTTGTATGGTTATATCATGTTATTGGTCATTTATATTCTTCATAGGTCGCATAAAAATGAGATGGatcttctcctttatttccaATGATGGGGAAGATATGGAAACGAGGTCTGGAAGTTGGAGGAAGGTAAAGAGCTATATTATGACCAATTTACCTGCAGTCATCTCCAGGCTTTTCATATTCATTGCCGGTGCTAGGGGTTGCCAACTTTCCTTGATTCCTGAATTGGGGGCCTGAACTACATGTAACATTACCAAATTGAACTTAGCCGTATTTCCTTTTtggcttttctttgttttgaactGGATTATTTGGCTTTGCAACTCagaatttcctttctttttggtGACACTTATTCAAATATTTTCACTAGGCCTCCGAACTCTCAGAACCCATCAAGTACAAAGATTTGACCAATATTTTCCCCAAGAACCTCGACATACTTATGCAGAAGCACCCAATGCTACTGTACCTTGATATACTCCAGCGATTCTTAATTATCTGTCCCAACTATCTCATACTCTAACTACTAAGCAAAGTCAATTCTCGAAGCGTATTCATCAATACAAGCAATTGTTTATCAACTAACAAGCCTAGTACGTAGGTGCATGTTTGGAAAACTTCAGAAAAATTGTCATTTGAAAATGGTTAATCATGCTAACTGGAAATTAATTAAAGCAATTCATCTGTCATGGTGCATGGAGAGAAGAGGTGTTATGCAGAGAAAAGTCTATTTATTGGTGCACCAATTTCTCACAGTAGGAAACTTGATTATAGTATCCAGATACCTATTTTTTTGGCAAGAAGGGGACATATATGAAAAGGAAGCAAACTTACAGGGAAAGAAAAACTAACAGACCCAACACCCAAGAACAAACTCcgggggtgggggggggggggggggggggggggttgttgTTGGGGGCTGGGGACTTGAgcagcataaaaaaaaaagaaaaaagaatacgAAGTAAAGAGGAAGGAGGGTTCTGGACCCAGTCCAGATCGATACCTTGATATATGCCACCACTATCAGCATTACATTATAGGATTGAGCTTCATCAAGTTGAGACTACCTACATTACTTTAATGAAAAGAGATCACCACCTACATTACTTAAATATGGTTCAttactttaattcttcttcctaATTATCTCACTGCAAATCATCCAAGTCGTCTTGAAACTATAATATAATTCCCAGCCATTTGAAAATTGTTAAATCATTAATCACTACAACTGGCAAACAAattcttataatttttttcccAGTAGGTGGAGCATCAAACAAGACAGGGTGTCCCTTTATAAAAGGCGTAGATCGAGCAATGAAATTAggatacatatataatatattgaCTGGGAATCTATTATTTTGCTCGAATAGTTTGACTTGGATTTGGCCTTAACTTTATGCTCTATATAAACTTGGTAGAAGAACCATAATAGGCTCACAGCCATTCTGCATTCTTAGTTCACATACATTTATCTAGCTCTTGTGTTTGTGttcattttccaaaaatggcCGAGCTGGCACTCGTCAACCTGCTTCTGAAAGAATTGTTTACAGTTGCTTTTGACCAGACAAAAGAAGCTGTGACATTGGTTTTGACTGCTAAGGCAGAGGTCGAAAAATTCAGCAGCAATCTCAAAGCAATTCAAGCTGTGCTCCAGGATGCTGAGAAGCAGCAAGTGGAGAAGGCCAGCGTGAGAAACTGGTTGGATCAGCTGAATGATGTCTCTTACGAGATGGTTGACGTGCTAGATGAGTGGAACACTGAAATTCTGAAACAAAAGGCAAAGGGAGTTGCTactgagaaaaagaaaaccttcAAGAAGGTATGTTTCTGCATTCCCTcgaattgcttttgttttggccAAGTCAATAAGGCAAGTCATCTTTATAAAATAGCAACTGAGATAAAAGACTTGAATGAAAAGTTAACTTCTATTGCTGCTCAGAAAAATGATTTTGAGTTTCATGAATCCTCAATTAGCAATGTTGAACAACTTAATCAACCGCTGAAAACTTCATCAATTGTCGATATTTCTACAATATTTGGCAGAGAAGAAGCAACAACTGATTTGTTAAGCAAGTTGTTGAGTGATCGTTGTGAAGAAGGGAAAAGGGTCCTTGTCATACCTATTGTGGGTATGGGAGGGATGGGGAAAACAACTCTAGCCCAATTAGCCTACAATCATGAAAATGTAAAAACCTACTTTGAAAAGAGAATATGGGTTTGTGTCTCTGATCCTTTTGATGAGGTGAAGATTGCCAAATCCATTATTAGTGGTACTGGTAATGATGCTCCAAATTCAACTGAGTTAGAAGATGTCTTGCAGTGTATGTCTAgatctcttcagggggagaagtaCTTGATTGTTCTAGATGATGTGTGGactgaagaagaaacaaagtggGACAATTTAAAGTTATCAGTGATAATGCAAAGTTGTGCAATAGGTAGCAGAATATTGGTGACCACGCGAAAGAAGGGGGTGGCTGAAATGATGAAAGCAGACGCTCACATGATCCAAATAGAGAAGTTGAGTGATAAAACCTGTTTTGAATTGTTCAGTAGCATTGCATTTTTGAATAGGGAAGAAGATAAGGCTAATGGATTTGGAGATATAGGTGAGAAAATTGTAGAAAAGTGTGACGGCTTGCCACTTGCTATCAAATGTTTAGGTAAACTCATGCacagaaaaaaaacaatagGAGAATGGCAAAATGTTTTGGATAGTAAGATATGGGATCTAAATGTGGTTAAGCAAGAAGTTTTTCGACCACTTCTACTAAGTTATTATGGGTTGGCCCCTATAGTTAAGCGTTGTCTTTTATACTGTGCTACATTTCCAAAAGATTATCGGTTTAATAAACACAATTTGATTGAGTTGTGGATGTCACAGGATTATCTTAGTGGGAAAGAatataaagaaaaggaagaaacgGGTGAATATGTTTTTGATACCTTAGTAATGCAATCATTTTTCCAGGATGTTGTGGAAGAAATTCATTCCTGGGACAAGAGCATTACTACATTCTGCAAAATGCATGATATTGTGCATGACTTTGTGCAGTTCCTCAATAAAAATGAATACTTTACAATTGAGGCTAAAAAAGCAAATGCAGGAATGATGATAATAAGTGAGGAGGTCCGTCATTTGAGCTTAAGGTATGTACGTCGTTCTCCacttttggattttctttcaCCAGTGAATTGCAAAAAGTTACGTACTCTAGcaacttttgattcaagaaTGAGTAGGATAGATATGAAAGCAATTTCACAGCTAAGATGTTTGAGGACCTTAAATTTGAGCTACAGCTATATTCAAGAGCTTCCAGAAGAGATTGGTGAATTGATACACTTAAGGTATCTCGACTTGACTAACAATGTGAAGTTGACGAAACTACCAGACAGTTTGGGCAATTTATACAATTTGCAAACCTTGTGTCTTAGTCGATGCTGGTGGATTAAAGCACTGCCTGAAAATATGGGGAACTTGATTAATCTAAGACATCTTCATACCAAGCATTGTGAATTGCTGGAGTATTTGCCGAGAGGTGTCGCGAGATTAATAAGTCTGCAAACACTAGACGTGTGTCCTGTTAATGATGAAGGTTTGAAATTAGGAGATCTGGGAAGCTTGGACCAGCTTCAGGGTACTCTCCTCATTAACATCAAGGGGAATTTGAAGGATACGAGTGAGGCGCAGAAGGCTTGCTTGTGGAATAAAAAGCTTTATTATTTGGAGCTATCGTTTTCTAGATTGGAGGAGCAGAGCCATGTACAAGTCCAAGTCCTGGAGGCGTTACGGCCGCATCAAGATCTGGAAActttaaatattatttcttatgGTGGCACCACCGCGCCCAGTTGGATGATATCCTTACAGAATTTGAGATCCCTTTCTCTTCATACTTGGGATGGATGTGAATTTTTGCCTCCTCTTGGCAAAATGCCTTTCCTTGAACAACTATCAGTAACCCGATTGGAGAAAGTGAAGACGGTTGGAGATGAATTTTTGGGCACTCAAACATCCTCATCCTTTGTTTTATTCCCAAAATTGAAAGAACTCACCTTCGACAGGATGGAAGAGTGGGAACAGTGGGAAGGAGTTGGAGGGTGGACAGAAAGCGGTGGTGCTGATGAAAGTACAATTATGCCATGCCTTGTCTCGTTCACAATTAAGGACTGCCCTAAGCTGAAGAACCTGCCACTCTTCCTACAAGACACACAGGTCAGGAAAATTTCCATCAGTAAATGTCGTCGGAGTATTATAACACCTGTCTGGCCCGACAACTGTGACGTCGACATTTCTGAAGAGCTCGAGGATCCAGAAATACCAAATACTACTGAGAGGTAATTTTGCTCGCTCAGTAATTCTTTCATCAgatttctttgtttattttctctTCTGGCATATATCTTCAAATAATCGCTAGGGCGGCTAGGCTGCATAAGCATGCATGATATATCCCTTGCTACTTTCAAAATTTAAGCCACCATTATTCTTGTATGAAAACGAAATAGTTGTCCAGTAGTTATCCATACAAATTCTGCTGCCTCTGTTGCATGACAATTTGCTCTATTGTAGAAATATTCATCATGTTCTAATAGAAGTTGAGACAATTTTATAAATTGACGGAGTCTCCTTGTTTTGTTTCTCAGCAGGGTTGAAACAGAAATACAGATAGATGAGGAGATA contains these protein-coding regions:
- the LOC112176799 gene encoding putative disease resistance protein RGA4; its protein translation is MAELALVNLLLKELFTVAFDQTKEAVTLVLTAKAEVEKFSSNLKAIQAVLQDAEKQQVEKASVRNWLDQLNDVSYEMVDVLDEWNTEILKQKAKGVATEKKKTFKKDVVEEIHSWDKSITTFCKMHDIVHDFVQFLNKNEYFTIEAKKANAGMMIISEEVRHLSLRYVRRSPLLDFLSPVNCKKLRTLATFDSRMSRIDMKAISQLRCLRTLNLSYSYIQELPEEIGELIHLRYLDLTNNVKLTKLPDSLGNLYNLQTLCLSRCWWIKALPENMGNLINLRHLHTKHCELLEYLPRGVARLISLQTLDVCPVNDEGLKLGDLGSLDQLQGTLLINIKGNLKDTSEAQKACLWNKKLYYLELSFSRLEEQSHVQVQVLEALRPHQDLETLNIISYGGTTAPSWMISLQNLRSLSLHTWDGCEFLPPLGKMPFLEQLSVTRLEKVKTVGDEFLGTQTSSSFVLFPKLKELTFDRMEEWEQWEGVGGWTESGGADESTIMPCLVSFTIKDCPKLKNLPLFLQDTQVRKISISKCRRSIITPVWPDNCDVDISEELEDPEIPNTTESRVETEIQIDEEIQSDEETTMSPETAKLEDCCNYVLRGGWIVLPQKAAAGLWRFVKSYRLR